The Pseudophryne corroboree isolate aPseCor3 chromosome 10, aPseCor3.hap2, whole genome shotgun sequence DNA segment ACCAaagtctttctctctccctctgtttCTCTGTACACCCCTTTGAAACCGAAATCTGTTACCCTCTTTTCAAAATGTGTTGCATTGTGTATCACCTTGTATCCATTTCCATGTTccaagtgtatgtatatatgttaccATATGTTAATATAAAAAAGAGAAATGTCAGACCACAATTAGTAGAATTCAGTTTAAGGaatattttattttgatttttgtgCGATATTCCTTCAGACTTCTTAGAGCATTTAAATCACAGTTTCTGTGTAGTAAACACACAACATCCCCAGAGGATGATAAATACAATGAAGTTacatacaaaaatattttgtgcaatgtCTTTTTCTTTCTAAAGTGTAGGCTGACATGTAAATATCTGATATTCTTTAGAAATTATGAAAAACACATTATCACTGCTTGAAACAAGCGTCTTTGTAAAAGACATTGTTTTCAGAATGCAGCAGAGACATCTTAACattctgtttataaaacataattaCTATACAAAATATCACCTCTGTCATTTAAAGAATAGAAAGTGGATATTTGTAAACTTTTAAAAAAAGTTACTTGTATTAAGATATAAAGGAGGACAGCTGTTTGTAACCTATGACTCTTCAGATGTTgtggaacaacaagtaccagcatgccataCTAGACAAATACTGGTGGGCTCACAGGTTACCTAAGAGTTGGTTAGAATTTTATTCTATTAACTTTTACTCTACGTATACAGTCCTTAATATTGAATGTTATAACAGCTGACATTTTGATTACTGTATATATTGATTAATGTACAGTTCTTGAGGCAATATACTCAGAAGCATTTGTTAGACAAATACATTAAAAACGCTTTAAATGTAGAGCAAATTAAACTACACTTCGACTTGTCCTATTAGGAATACTAAAAGTAAGGCATGATTCTATAAATGTTATAGGTAATACATCTCTATAAGGGCAACTTCACAGAAGGAACACATCAAAATGTAAAATCATTCACTATATTCCTCCATTTGCAAATCATCTTCTTAGAAGTTACTCATTTTACACGGAGGAACATTAGTAAACCCTTCAGCAGATTTTCTTCTGCATTATATTCATTATATAATAATTCCTTGTATATTGCACGGCAATGTATAGTCCTCCATTAAATACACCTTGTCTATAAATGTTATAGAACTTTTCTATAGCAAatagagaaaaacaataaaaacacattAGTTACCATAAATGATAAACATTCAGCAAACCTGTAAAAGTTaacactaaaataaactttttcaaaAGTAATATTAATATAACTCTCTTCATtgaagactttaaaaaaaaacattaatcccTTGGGATAAACACACTGCTTTTCAGAGTAGTCTCTTATTGTTGTTGAGGTCTTTTTTGTTATATCCAAGCATACTCGTGAATAGCTGTAGAACACAGTTCCTTACTGGCAGAGGCATACGTGACTTATATCAAGCCATATCTTTTCCTCTTTGTTTATAAAGTCCTCTGGTTTATGATGTTACATCACCACGGTCTCCATATCTTTGCTGGACAGATTGCTGGTACAACTTGTTTTGATCCAGTGGGGCTTGCAAGATAAGGAAGAGCCGAAACTTTCTGTGGCACTTTCAGATGACTGAGCAATTTCTTATGGGCATCTCCGGTTTCTGGATAATGACATAGAAACTGAAAGGCTTCTCTAACACACCAGGAAAAGCCTTGGTTGAAGTCTTGCTGTAGACTCTCCACACTGATGGTCTGATGTTGATCTAGGGGTGGGAAAATGCAGAATATAAGACTTGTGCACTGAGGTTTAATTTCAGAAACAACGTCACT contains these protein-coding regions:
- the HES5 gene encoding transcription factor HES-5: MAPTNISMDNHSPKEKNKLRKPLVEKMRRDRINNSIEQLKVLLEKEFHKQQPNVKLEKADILEMAVSYLQQQKNQHQTISVESLQQDFNQGFSWCVREAFQFLCHYPETGDAHKKLLSHLKVPQKVSALPYLASPTGSKQVVPAICPAKIWRPW